One Telluria mixta DNA window includes the following coding sequences:
- a CDS encoding DUF4212 domain-containing protein, which produces MPTETVLSSDPDRERQHIVAARAAHWARARRLIALLLALWLATSFCTVFFARDLAHLSVFGWPLSFYLAAQGASLTYLAIIGAYAWRMRILDRDFDRMLGRHP; this is translated from the coding sequence ATGCCGACCGAGACCGTTCTTTCCTCTGACCCCGATCGCGAGCGCCAGCACATCGTCGCCGCGCGCGCCGCGCACTGGGCGCGCGCGCGCCGCCTGATCGCCCTGCTGCTGGCGCTGTGGCTGGCCACGAGCTTCTGCACCGTGTTCTTCGCGCGCGACCTCGCGCACCTGTCCGTGTTCGGCTGGCCGCTGTCCTTCTACCTCGCGGCCCAGGGTGCGTCGCTGACCTACCTCGCCATCATCGGCGCGTACGCCTGGCGCATGCGCATCCTCGACCGCGATTTCGACCGGATGCTGGGGCGGCATCCATGA